The DNA segment AGTGCTGGGTGGGGCTGGGTGTTCTGAGGGGCTTATGGGTTCCCCCCGCTCCAGGGCCACGACTCTCAGGGGGGCACAGCCTGCACGAGACCTCCACGGTGCTGGTGGAGACTGTGACACGAGGGACGTCAGCGTCATCGGCATCGGGGGCATCACGGGGCACACCTGCTTTTGGGGGGCTCCCCAAGTTCTCATCGGATGCGGGGAAGGTGGTAGCCCGCGGGCCCGGGCTTTCAACTGCCTTCCTAGGCCAGAAGAACCATTTCACAGTTGACTGCAGCAAGGCTGGTGCGTGGTGGGGGTCAGGGGTGTGGGGGTCTTGTGGGTCTCTGGGAGGGGACATAATGGGTCAtcagggggtctgggggggctgtgaCAGGTTATTGGGGGGGCCCTGGACGTCCTGTCTAGGAGGTGATGGATCATTGGtggggcccggggggggggcTCTTGGAGGGGAAAGGATGGTTTAACAAGAGTTCCAGGGGGTCTTGGGGGCCTCTCGGGAGTTCTGGTTGTCCTAGTGGGGTTTGGGTGGTCCTGGGGGTCTGGTGGTTTGGGGGATgggtcactgggagggggtctGGTGAGATGGGTGATGGGTCACTGGGGGTTCCAGTAAGGGTCCTAGAGCTGGGAGGGGTTCCAGCGTGCCAAGGGTGGCGCTGAGGCCCCATGTACCCCCCAGGCACCAACATGCTGATGGTGGGGGTCCAcggccccaaaaccccctgcGAGGAGGTGTACGTCAAGCATGTGGGCAACCGCATCTACAATGTCACCTACACTGTCAAGGAGAAGGGCGACTATGTCCTCATCCTGCGCTGGGGTGATGACAATGTCCCCGGCAGCCCCTTCCGTGTCACTGTCCCCTGAACCCCCTCAAGCCCCCAAACTGGGGCTGCAGTGCCCAAAGAGGGCCTGGGCCCACAATAAAGCACTAGGAGGCTCCAGGGGCTCTACTCATTGTGTGACTGGGAGGTTGGGGAGTTCTGGGGGACCCTGAGGGGGGGTGTCCAAGGTTGGATACTGTGGTCCTGGAGGTCCCAAAGGGGTCCTGGGCCTCACAGTGAAGCACTGGGAGACTTTGTAAGCTAGAGGTCCTGGGGGTGGaaaggggccctgggggtcccaAAGGGGTGCTGGGCCCACAATGAAGCACTGGGAGACTTGGAGGGCTGTGGTCATTGTTGGGTGGGGGGCTTGGCAGTCTCTAAATGGTCTGGTggatggagctggaggtgcCCAAAAGGGTCCTGTGGGGTCCTAAGCCCCACAATAAAGCACTGGCAGACTTGGGGGGCTCTGGTCATTGTGGGGTGAGGTCCTGGATGGGGAGGTGAGGGGTCAGCaggagggggcagaggaggcCCAGCCCCACAGTGAAGCACTGGGATACTTCGGGGGCTGTAGAcaccaggaggaggaggtgggggtcCCGGAGGGTCTCAAAAAGGTCCTGGGGGATCCAGGGTAGAGCACCAGGGTGCTGGcgggggggtcctgggagtCCCAAGGGGTCTTGGCCCCACAGCGAAGCTCTAGGAGAATTGCGGGGCTGTGGGCACTGGGACAGGTCCCTGGGGGCGCTTTGGCAGAACCGCCGAGACCTGTACGGAACCACGGTTAAACACAAACGCCCACCCCGCATCAAGGTCATCGCGCCCTGCGCATGCGCACGGGAGAGCGAGGGCAGGGTCCCGCGGGCGGAGCTAGCGCAGCAGCAACGGCGGGGATTGGTGGATCCGGGGCGGTGGGGCGGGTCAGCGCAGGAACAGTGGTGTGGATTGGCGGAGCCGGGGCGGAAGGGGCGTGTCCTGGGAAGGGTGTGGGCAGCGCAAGAGCAGCGGAAGGGATTGGTGGAgtcggggggcggggccggtAGGGAGCGGGTCCTGACCGGCGGCAGCGGAGACCGTACCGGTCTCGGCAGGTCTCGTGCGGTCTCGGTCGCGATAGCCGGGCGCCTGTCGCGATGTCGGGCCGCGGGAAGCTCCTGGCGGTGCTGGGGGACGAAGACACGGTGACCGGGTTCCTGCTGGGCGGTGTTGGGGAGCTGGACAAGCACCGTCGGCCCAACTTCctggtggtggagaaggagaCGAGCCTGGCCGAGATCGAGGAGGCCTTCCGGTGTGTGTGGGCACTCGGGGGGCCGAAGAGGCCTTCGGGGGAAGGGGGCGGGCGGGGAAGCTCCCAAGGGTCTCGAGGGTCAGGGGTTCGCGGGGTGACGGAGGGATCTTGGGCGTGGGGTAGCGAGATCAAGGAAGCCTTcgggtggtggtggggggcaTGGGGTGAGGGCGGAGGTCTCGGAgcagggggcagaggggacgACATCACTGAGGGTGTCCAGTGAGGGTGGAGGGGAGAAAATTGGGGATCCCTGGGGGGTAGTCCGGAACAAAGTGGTGATGGGTTCCCCGGGGGACCCTGGGCCGGGAGGGGGGGTAGTCCCATGAGGTCCCTGTACCAGGAGTCCGAGAAGCGGTCCAGGGGGTCCTGCGCTGGGGATCCTGGTGGGAAGGAGTCCCATGGCATCCCTGTGCTAGTGGTTCGGGAGGGTCTGGAGCAAGGTTGGACGTCTCGATGGCTCCCTGTGCCGGGGATCCTTGGGGTGGGGTCCCAGAGGGTCCCAGGGGGGCCAATGTCCCCTTGTTCCAGTGCCCTGTCCTGCAGGAGCTTCCTGGCACGTGAGGACATCGGGATCATCCTGATCAGCCAGTGCTTGGCGGAGCTGATCCGGCACGCCGTGGAGGCACACTCCCGCCCGctgcctgctgtgctggagaTCCCCTCCAAGGAGCACCCGTACGACCCCACCAAGGACTCCGTCCTGCGCCGTGCCCGTGGACTCTTTGCCCCTGATGACCTCCGCTAGGGCCAAAACCGTCTAGGGGTCCCTGGCCCACACAGGGTCCGCATCCTATCCTAGGGGTCTCCATCCTGCCCCAGGGTGGTTCTGCAAGGTCCCCATCCTAAGGAGTTCTCATTCCACCCCAGAGATCCCCATCCCAAGGAGTCCTCATCCCATTCCAGGGGGTCCCCATCCCACTCTGTGGTGATGCTGCAAGGTCCACATTCCATCCCATCCTAAGGGGTCCTCATCCAACCCCAGaaatcccaatcccatcccaggGGGTCCTTGGATGTCCCCATCACACCCCATGGTAATGCTGAGATGTCCCCATCTCACCCTGGGGGTCCACACTCCTTCTTAGGGTGCTGCTGGGGGTCCCCATCCTGCCCTAGAGATCCCTGTCCCATCCTAAGGGGGGTCCTTGGAtgtccctgtcccatcccaggGTGATGATGGTtggtccccatcccatcctagGGGATCACTGGGAGACTCCATCCCAGGGCAACGCTGGGGGGTACCAGTACCACCTTGGGTGTCCTTAAGGATCCCTGTTCCACCCTGGGGTGGTGctgggggtccccatcccaccctagAGATCACCGACCCCCCCTTAGCCCCTTCTGCCCCAGCACCCCTTCCTCCATGGCCCCGTGATGTTCACTCAGTGCTGCTTGCTCAGCGGGCCGTGACAGGAAGTGACTGTGACCAATCCTGCCGGGGCCTGAGccagcaccagccctgctggaCCCTGCCCCTCAGTGCTGTTACTGCCCAGCATGGGCAGAGGGGAGCCCTGGGAGTACTAGGGACCCCCAAGGGCACCCCCAGGACCCAGTGCTGTGTGGCACCAGCACCActttcccctccccagcagcatCCGGGTGGGGGCACTGGTATTTATTGGGgtgtgtgtccctgtgtccccgtGTCATGTGTGTCCCCAACAGACACTGTCACCGCTGGCTGCTGCTCtcatctgtggggcaggggcatCGAATGGGGACATGCTATGGGGCACAGAGGGACAGGAACACGCTGTAGGGTaaggggggggggcacagggaagTGCTGTTGGGCATGGGAAGGGGACATAGACATGCTCTGGGGCACGGAGGGAGGGGCAGGGACATGCTATGGGGCATGGGGGATGACAGGGACATGCTACGGAGCATGGTGCGGGGGCAGGAACACACTATGGGGCCCAAGAGGGGACAAGGACACGCTGTGGGCAGAGGTGTGGGGGAGCCCCGCTGTCATGGGGTGCTGGGTCCCGCTTTGCCGGGTTGCATGGATGGGGGTGTGTGGGCACTCAAAGTCAGAGGGGGCCGAGTTCCACGGTTTGGGGGTTCAGCTGTGGGTCGAGGCCCCCATCTTGGGGTGCTGGCATGCTCCCACGAGCGCTCCATCCGCCTCGGTCAGGGTCAGCCTGGGGGGAAGCACGGTTTTCAATGCTCCAGAGCCCATCAGCGGGTGAGGGTTGCGCGGGCAGCGCCGTGCGAACTGCTGCTCCGGCCGATTAGGTGCCCGTTCGTGCCCCGCGTGAGAACCCGGTGTGAGTGGGGCGGGGTTTCTGTGCTGCCGCCGTGTGGCCGCAGCGCGGTACTGCAGCACTCTGGGGGCGCGCGGGGGATGCATAGGCGGCTCTCTGTTGCTACCTGGTGACCGAATAGCGGGACTGCAGCCTGAAGCATGCGCACGCGCAGTGGAATGGGACAGCCCTGCTGTCTGCTGCACTGACCAAGGTGGGGCACTGCCACCTGGATTTGGCGCATGCGCAGTGGAGCCGACAGACCTGCTCTCTGCTGCCGCCAGTTGACAGAAATGCGGTACTGCAGCCTGGAGTTGGTGCATGCGCAGTGTGGCGCTCCCGCTGTCTGCGGCCGTTGGGAGGCTTCGGGGCGGCGCCGCAGCGGGTCAGCGAAGGCGCGGGTATGCGCGactcccttcccccttcctctcccatctcGGGCGGGGCCGCGCTTTGCTCTGAACGGTTGCATGAACAGCGCTGTGTTTCCTGCTGCTCCGGACAATTCACGGACTTTCGTTGTCCAGCCCGGGAAACCTGTAACCTTAGTGCTGCCGCCGTGTAGCCGCAGCGCGGTACTGCAGTGGGGGGCGGGGCCGAGAGCGGCGCGGGGCCGGATTTCAAAGATCAGCTGGGATCGGCCCCGCTCGGGTCTCGGCAGGAGTCACTGGGGCACCGCCTTCTGCCGGCCctgccccgccccgccccgcctgCGGCCAATGGGATccgggcggggagggggagagaggcagctccctgtgtccccctcgtgactcctgtccctgccctgggTCCCCGCGTCTCCTGTGTCCCCCGCGTTCCTCCGTGTCCTTTGACAGCCCCGTGTCCCTTGGCTCggttcggctccgctcggctTCTCTCAGCTTGGTTCGGTTCGACTTCTGCTCATTTCTGCTTCTCGTCTCCTCCGTTCCTCTCGGCTCTgttcggctccgctcggctcGATTCCTCTCGGCTGCGCTCGGCTCCAGCCCCGAGCAGTACCAGCCCTCCCGGCCCCCCGCGGGCTGCATTTCAGCGTTGCGGCCACGTGGCGGCGCCAGCACCGGCACCTCAGTCCCGGGAGCCGGCCCCGAGCGGAGGCCGCGCCCCGGAGGCGCTGAGACCTGCCTCGCCTGGCCCAGGGGCGGCTCTGCGGTCGGCGGCTTGCGGCCGAGTTCTTTTTCCAGCGGGGGTCGGGCGTTGCCCGTGTCCACTGCCTGCCGGGACCTGGGGCGCGGCTGCGCAGGCACCGCTCATGCACGGCTGGAACGGGGCTGGCATCGGATGAATCAGAGGCGCTGAGAGGCGCGGCTCGAGTTCTGAGCGGGCAGTGGGAGGGAGGGCGGGCGGGAGCGGTGTGGGTGAGCGCTCTACGGCCGGCCGCGCCCCTTAGGCCCGCGCGCCCGCACTCTGTGATTGACGGCGCCGCTCCGGGCTCGCTCTCCGTGACTCGCGTTCCTCCCGGGGCTGGCTCGGGGTCAGGGACGTTCGGGGGCTTCGGTGCTGTATCTGTGCTCTGCGTGCGGCCCCGCGGGGGAAATCCCCGcttgggaggggaaaagggaggggaaaaatggaggaggaaaggcggggggggggggggggggggcggggagaaggaggggaaaggggtggaaagaaggaggggaaggggaagcagagggaaagtGCAGGAATGCGTGACGAGACGGACTCTAGTGAGGTGGTAAAtggagacctttattgctcttagcgagctccttatatacacattgttatgttgcatctaaaacttggcatcgTTTGATTgattacaaacaactgttcaagcgtataagtttatactactattggttagttgctactgtccgCACGCCTAGATCAGATGCTTACTTGgtaattagctttgcatattttacatgcttttcccctaagttatcatgattactacttttctaacttaacacctccctctcagcttctgggcatacagccgTAGCTTACGGTTGCTatccgttgtttcctcttaccgcaccgttcatggtccttcaagaGCGTCGTGGccttcattaatataaaatgtttctacagaaaaggaggggaaaagaggaagaaggagaagtgGAGCTTTGGAAAGCGCTTTCATATTGTCAGTATAGAGAGAATTAGGAGGGAGGTAActtttttaaatcccttctataaacaggattttttgcattttaaacccTTCCATGTCACAGAGTTTTAGAGCAATACAACATCTGGTTACACTTGCTACAAACCATCTCAGTTTAGAGTTTCTCTGTTTCCAGTTACACAGGATATCTCTTTAGCCTTTTCCTATGTTTTGAGGCTTAACATCTTTTTAGActtatttttagtatttgtgttaaaatatttcccgtaaaacaaattcagaaggGCAGTTGGCGCATTCCTAACGTTAATTTTAGAATTCATATATCAAGTATCTTGGGGAAATGCAGACACACCTCTTAGATGTACCTTGTCCTTGCAGACCACTATGGAGTCTTCCCATCTCTCTTGTACACTGATGGTGGAAAAAGAGGGCAACTATGGTGAACTGGATGCAGTTGAAATTCAGGTGAGAGGAGAAATATTCAGCTTTGCGGCTCTGAGCGATGATGTACATGATGCTGACTCCTGGTCAGTGGTGTAGTCGTGTCATTAACTGCATCATCATTCATCGTGCGTTAGAGGTTTGTCTGTTTTCGTACTGAAACTCCGATTGTCACCTGTAACTTGACAAATGACTTTGTTAGCATCATAATGATATTCTGAGGTGGCATTAAAAATTCCTAGCGTATTGTGcatgtctctgtctctctcctcacaGCCAAAAAAGCCAATCTGGAGAATGTCCTTGCTACAGAAAATCTGGCAAAAGTCTCTCAGAACAGCCCGGCTTCTTCAAAGCCACACCGGAACCCCTGAAAGGCACCACCGCTGGAACCCCCAAAGATACCAGGATGGGACCCCTCCAGCTACGCCAGGAACCCCTGAAAGAACCGGGACGGGACCCCTGACACCCCAAACCATGGCGGGAGCCCCCAGAGGAGTCGGGACCCTCCAAAGCAACCgggatgggacccccccaaagacATGGCTTCGAGAggccccaggaccccccaaaggCCCCAGGACAGGCCCCCCCCCGCCAAAAGAACCAGGATGAGACCCCCCCATCCCCGAGTGCGGGGGCAAAGGGGGGCACAGACTGGGGGCGGAGAGGGAGTGTGAGTGTTTGCATGGCTGAGTGTGCATGGTGTGTGCacgagtgtgtgtgtgtgcatgcctgagtatatatgtgtgtgtgtgtctgtgtgtgctgtgtgtgtgtgcacgaTGTGTGCAGGAATGTGTACATGAGTGTGTGCATGCCTGAGCGTACGTGTGTGCTGCCTGTGTGTGCAGGAATGCGTGTGCACGGCTCTGTATGCgcagggtgtgtgtgtgcacggCTGAGTGTacgtatgtgtgtgtgcatgcaggaATGCATGTGCGTAGCTCTGTGTGCACAGTGTGTGCAGGAATGTGTGTctggggctgtgtgtgtgcagggccgagtgtgcacgtgtgtgtgtgtgtgcagagccGTGTCTGTGCAGCTTGTGTGTGCCTGCATGTGAGTGTGCAAGGTTGTGTGTggacgtgtgtgtgtgtgcagatgtgtatgtgcatgtgcaCATCCGTGTGTCTGTGCTGGCGAAGGGACGCCCCaggggctctggggacaccgGGGGTGATGGGTGCTAGGGGTCCCCAATGTCCTTCCCCCTAGCTCTCCTcagacccccagcccccccaaatccctcctgcagctccccatgacccccaacctcccccccatctcccccaggTGAGGCCACGGGTGCTGAggaagaagctggtgaaggaggtggtggtgaggaAGAAGAGGCCGAAGGCTCCAGCCAAGGGCGCCGCAGCCCCACACCAGCCTGTGAGTACACACGTGTGAACACGCACCACATGACACATGGGTGTGAGCACACCCTGCACACACATGTGaatgtgactggcatgtgattTGCATGTGATTTGTGTGTGGTTGGCATGTGACTTGCGTGTGATTGGCTTTTGCTCTGTGATTGTGTGTGGCATGAGTGGCATGTGGTTAGCATGTGAGTAGCATGTTATTGGTATGTAATTAGTGTATTACTGGCATGTGATtggcatgtgactggcatgtgaatAGCGTGTGACTAGTGAGTCATGTATGCTTGGTGTGTTATTGGCTTGTGACTGGCATGTGGTTTGTGACTGGGGTGATTGGCCTGTGATTGGCGTGTGATTTGTTTGTGACAGACATGTGATTGGTGTGTGATTGGCATGTGGAGTGAGTGTCATTGGTGTGTGATTTTCATGTGTGGCGTAATtggcatgtgactggcgtgtgagCAGCGTGCGATTAACTTGTGATTGGCATGTCATTGGTGTGTACTTGAGCTATAATtggcatgtgactggcatgtgactggTGTAAttgtgtgactggcatgtgattTCTGTGTGGTTGGCATGTGACTGGTGTGTGACTG comes from the Cuculus canorus isolate bCucCan1 chromosome 1, bCucCan1.pri, whole genome shotgun sequence genome and includes:
- the ATP6V1F gene encoding V-type proton ATPase subunit F; translation: MSGRGKLLAVLGDEDTVTGFLLGGVGELDKHRRPNFLVVEKETSLAEIEEAFRSFLAREDIGIILISQCLAELIRHAVEAHSRPLPAVLEIPSKEHPYDPTKDSVLRRARGLFAPDDLR